A single region of the Devosia sp. FJ2-5-3 genome encodes:
- a CDS encoding nucleoside kinase codes for MGERNFLIEGISGSGKTSVATMLENRGFDVIHGDRLLAYQGDPQTGVPVMPRPQDPAFVNAHHIWDVDQLKRLIDDQTHPRTFFCGASRNRHHFAQWFDAIFLLETDWATISRRLDGRPGEWGDDPRERSLIQQLHISRIDLPIGAIAIDATRPLHEVVDAILARC; via the coding sequence ATGGGCGAACGAAACTTTCTGATCGAAGGCATATCCGGTTCCGGCAAGACATCTGTCGCCACCATGCTGGAAAACCGCGGATTTGACGTGATCCACGGCGACCGGCTCCTTGCCTATCAAGGCGATCCGCAAACCGGCGTTCCCGTCATGCCGCGTCCCCAGGACCCTGCTTTCGTGAACGCACATCACATTTGGGACGTCGACCAGCTCAAAAGACTAATCGACGACCAAACCCACCCCAGGACCTTCTTTTGCGGCGCTTCGCGCAACAGGCATCACTTCGCGCAGTGGTTCGATGCCATCTTCCTACTGGAGACCGATTGGGCGACGATCTCCCGACGGCTCGATGGTCGGCCCGGCGAATGGGGCGATGATCCGCGAGAGCGGTCCCTGATCCAGCAGCTCCACATTTCGCGCATCGATCTGCCGATTGGTGCAATCGCCATCGACGCCACGCGGCCGCTGCATGAGGTGGTCGACGCCATTCTGGCACGCTGCTAA